The following proteins are co-located in the Vigna unguiculata cultivar IT97K-499-35 chromosome 9, ASM411807v1, whole genome shotgun sequence genome:
- the LOC114163522 gene encoding uncharacterized protein LOC114163522, which translates to MQQQMINRAEEVTWASFRTRFLEKYFPNSAKHEREAEFLTLQQGSLSVQDYVERFEYLSRFYSQTMTEEWRCRKFEGGLKHELRRFIVPLRVREFPILVEQAKSVKQLEMGPSRVNRTEKNSVEGRFQKKPYSRPVTSSWKLRCYNCGGEDLQRDCTRPAHSGGSGMGTRKCYACDQPGHFANRCPNRKTAPASRPQPSSSDRPRAAGRVFAMTSTEATRSGNLILDHCLLFGNSVLVLFDSGASHSFISHDCVKKLGLSTRDLGCKLIVSTPVSRQVSTNVACIGCFMEVEGRRFKVNLVCLP; encoded by the coding sequence ATGCAGCAACAGATGATAAACAGAGCTGAAGAGGTGACTTGGGCTAGcttcaggacgaggttcctAGAGAAGTATTTTCCTAATAGTGCTAAACATGAGCGCGAGGCAGAGTTTCTCACCCTACAGCAGGGAAGTTTGTCTGTGCAGGACTATGTGGAGAGGTTTGAGTACCTCTCGAGATTCTACTCGCAGACAATGACGGAGGAGTGGCGCTGTAGAAAGTTTGAGGGTGGCCTCAAACATGAGCTGAGGCGTTTTATTGTGCCACTAAGGGTGCGAGAGTTTCCAATCTTGGTTGAGCAAGCCAAGAGTGTAAAGCAGCTGGAGATGGGACCCAGTCGGGTCAACCGCACGGAGAAGAATAGTGTTGAGGGCAGATTCCAGAAAAAGCCCTATAGTAGACCAGTTACGTCTTCATGGAAACTGAGATGCTATAACTGTGGGGGTGAAGATCTGCAACGAGATTGTACTAGACCCGCCCACAGCGGAGGCAGTGGCATGGGCACTCGTAAGTGCTATGCCTGTGATCAGCCAGGACATTTCGCCAACAGATGTCCTAATAGGAAGACTGCTCCAGCATCACGACCTCAGCCATCCTCATCTGACAGGCCGAGAGCCGCAGGCCGAGTTTTTGCCATGACCAGCACAGAGGCCACCCGGTCAGGTAATCTGATTCTGGATCATTGTCTACTTTTTGGTAACAGTGTGTTAGTGCTATTTGATTCAGGAGCTTCGCACTCCTTCATATCTCATGATTGCGTGAAGAAATTGGGGTTGTCTACTCGTGACCTTGGATGCAAGTTGATAGTTTCGACACCCGTGTCTAGACAGGTTTCAACAAATGTAGCCTGTATTGGATGCTTTATGGAGGTAGAGGGTAGACGCTTCAAGGTGAATCTAGTTTGCTTGCCCTAG
- the LOC114163523 gene encoding uncharacterized protein LOC114163523, whose product MRATQSRQKSYADRRRRPLEFEAGDHVFLKVTPTTSIGRAIKSKKLTPRFVGPYQILRRIGVAAYEIALPPHLMNLHNVFHVSQLRKYVADPSHVLESDDIQIREDLAVSTRPVRILDSQVKQLRGKEIKTVKVLWDEITQEMTWEMEDRMKQSYPHLFLDVGTGDAEDDQTAE is encoded by the exons ATGAGGGCTACACAGAGCAGACAGAAGTCATATGCAGATAGAAGGAGGCGACCTCTAGAGTTCGAGGCTGGGGATCACGTATTCCTCAAGGTAACACCGACGACTAGTATTGGGAGGGCCATCAAATCGAAGAAGCTGACTCCGAGATTTGTTGGGCCTTATCAGATTCTGAGGAGAATTGGCGTTGCAGCTTATGAAATCGCCTTGCCACCACACCTGATGAATCTGCATAACGTGTTCCACGTTTCCCAGTTGAGGAAATATGTTGCAGATCCGTCACACGTACTGGAGTCAGATGATATTCAGATTCGGGAGGATTTGGCGGTGAGCACTAGACCAGTGCGAATTCTAGACTCACAGGTGAAACAGCTGCGGGGGAAGGAAATTAAGACTGTGAAGGTGTTGTGGGATGAGATTACTCAAgagatgacctgggagatggaggatcgcatgaaGCAATCCTATCCGCACTTATTTCTTG ATGTTGgtacaggtgatgctgaggatgaCCAGAcagcggagtga